From one Basilea psittacipulmonis DSM 24701 genomic stretch:
- a CDS encoding class I SAM-dependent methyltransferase, translating into MSLIPEIREGQSIELLKALHILTRDGKINQDTRRKLKQVYHLFQFIEPLMKDIFDHQDTLNLVDHGAGKSYLGFILYDLFLKNFPQAHVYGIETRHDLIVNAQSLAKKIGFEQGMSFLEMNTADSFHHPSLPEKVDIVTALHACNTATDDALKFALIHQAKYVVLVPCCQAEVAAVFRKLKGHTLGKTPLSEIWRHPLHSREFGSHLTNVLRCLQLEAHGYQVTVTELVGWEHSMKNELIIAKSKHSARQRQLAILQEMNLDCLKERFAYDL; encoded by the coding sequence ATGAGTCTGATTCCTGAAATTCGCGAAGGTCAATCAATTGAGCTGTTGAAAGCCTTACATATCCTGACACGTGACGGAAAAATTAATCAAGATACACGTCGCAAACTCAAACAGGTCTATCATCTTTTTCAGTTTATTGAACCTTTGATGAAAGATATATTCGATCATCAAGACACCCTGAATCTCGTGGATCACGGGGCAGGCAAATCATATCTCGGTTTTATTCTTTATGATTTGTTCCTCAAAAACTTCCCGCAAGCTCATGTTTACGGTATTGAGACACGTCATGATCTTATTGTTAATGCTCAGTCTTTGGCCAAAAAAATCGGTTTTGAACAAGGCATGAGTTTCTTAGAAATGAATACGGCAGACAGTTTTCATCACCCCAGTCTTCCTGAAAAAGTCGATATCGTGACCGCTTTACATGCTTGTAACACGGCTACAGATGATGCTTTAAAGTTTGCACTTATTCATCAAGCCAAATACGTGGTACTGGTGCCTTGTTGTCAAGCAGAAGTCGCTGCCGTGTTTAGAAAACTCAAAGGCCATACCCTTGGCAAAACCCCTTTGTCCGAAATCTGGCGACATCCCTTACATTCAAGAGAATTTGGTAGTCACTTAACGAATGTATTGCGTTGTTTACAGCTTGAAGCCCATGGCTACCAAGTCACGGTGACGGAACTGGTTGGATGGGAACACTCGATGAAAAACGAACTCATCATCGCCAAGAGCAAACACAGTGCCAGACAGCGACAATTGGCCATTCTACAAGAAATGAATCTCGACTGCCTAAAAGAACGATTCGCCTACGATCTGTGA